In Cardinium endosymbiont of Dermatophagoides farinae, the sequence AAAACTATTGATATTCATGCCTAGTTTTTTAATTGACGAACCTAATATATCATTAGTTATAGCAAACCCTAATTCAAGTCTATTTTTGCTCAAAAACTTATTTACTCTGTCATCAAGACTTTCTTCAGAAGGCTTTTTTTCTTTATAAGAATCAACTTCTCCAGATTTCATCATATAATCTTCAAGCAACCTAGCCAAAAATATTAAAAAACTTTTAGAGAAATATTTAGGTATACCATCAATCCCAATAACATATATATATCCATGATTTGAAAAATCTATATAATACTGGTTATCTTCATCTTCAGCTATTAACCATATTTTTTTTCCTTCCAGTTCTTTCACAGTTTCATTCATTCTATTATTAAATGAACGTTGCATTGATATCATACACTTAACTTTTTTCTGTTTATCATCAGCTGCCTTGGTAGGCCCGAATATAAATAAGCTTCTACCATATATAGACCCATATTCGTTTAAAAAGTTTTTATACCCTTTTAGTTCATCTAGATCAAAACTATTGCTATCCCATTCTAGTTCATTAAATACTAAATTTAATTCCTCACTAGATATACAAGATCCTTGCACAAGCCTTCCTAAGTTCAAGAACTCTTTCACCTTTTCACGAATAAGATAGATATCACTGTCATCTTCAGGTACACTACATATATTCTCCTCTTTAGACGTAGACTGACAACTTAGCTCGTCTCCCATTCCCTTATTCATTTGATTACGATAGTATGATGTACATCCTAAATGTGTTACGCATATGAATAATAAAACGTAAATATTCCTTTTTTTAAACATAAGATGAATTATTATGAAGTTGATGATACATATAATTACTTAACCGTTTTATTTAACAGAACATAATCTCTTGTATCCTTTGATTTGTATATTTATAGTCTACCTCTATTTGGTCTATGTGTCCAGTAATTATCGGATTCCCTTATTACGTTTTCTAGAGGCAAACGTATTAGATTATCTATAAATCTATTCTTTTCTCTATGAAGAAATGCTGGTAGCTCAATCGTAATACTGTTATCTCTAAACAAATGATCTACGTCAACCCTATCTCCTAGATACCTAGGCGAACGCCCATGTTCTGCAAAATCCCAATTAAAAATATCCAAATGACCTGAGTCATCATGCGAACGAAAACCATAAAAATTTGTAAAAAGATCTCGTATCCTAAACTCTACCGTGTATGGTCGTCTGTTATTGCGTGCTACGTTAGTATCCCAATCTACTCGCACTGGTTCCCAAATTAACATTTGATTACCTGGAATTCTTCTAAATTCACGTACAAACTGATCCCTTCCATCTTCATCAAACACTGTTCCAGGTTTTTTCAAATAAAGAGAATTACAAAATACAAACATAAAATGCTTTCTAATGTTATCATTATTTGGATCTTACCCACCAACAAAACCTTCTCCCTCTAATCTTGTAAATTTACTTCTTAACTCTCTTGGAAAGAATCCGTTGACATAAAACCTTAAATCATTTTGCAAAGATTCTATTGGAATAGGATTTATATTCAACTCTCTTCCTCTAATAGAGCAAGACTGAAAGAAAAAACCAAGAAGATATAATAATGATCCAATTGATGAAATAGATGAGTATACTCTATTTCTATATATTTTTACCATACTTTAATAGGACAACCTTAAATTCAAAATATTAATAACAGATTTAACTTACTAATGATACAAAAAAATTTATAAAATATGAAAATAAATGCAGTAATATACTTTATAACCACACCCAACTAAACCAGTCTCTAAATATAAAATAGAGCACTATATCCAAACACGTTTCACAAAAAAACCTCTTCTATTTATATCATTATACATAATCCGATCAAATCCAGCTTCTCTTAACGCGCTTCCCACTAATTTAGTATTTAGCCTAATCGTAGTGCCAACAATTTCCTGCAAGTATTAAGTATATCGGTAGCTGTCATAAATTCTCCTTCTCCTTTAGTAGAAGGAGAAAGATATTGTACAATCAACTCAGCCTCTGTAGACATAGTCGTAAAGTGATTAGAACGATCTACTAATTCTGATAATTCTTCTTTACTTAATTCACCACTATTCGAATCTAATCTGTACAAATGATAAGCCTGCTTCCATGCTTCCTCTAAAATATACCTTGATTCATTATCCAAATATTCAATAGAATCTACCTCAAAACTAATCCATCTACTATGACCCAAATCTGATCGTAAAAACTCAATATCATTAGTACTTCCTAAAAAAGAAGCTATACGTGATGCTGTTATTTCATCTTCTTGATAAGGCAAACGAACATTAACATAACGCTGGGACAACCAAGTTTTGATTACATGAGCATTAGAACGAAACTGATGTAATTCATTTAATTGTATTATAGAACCAATTTAGTATTAATTTAAATCTAAGTTAATATTAATTAGAAAATTAAATAAAGCATTAAACTCCTGTATAGCTTTTACATCTTTAGGCTTTATCTCAGTAATTGCTAGTCCTTTTGAAGATGCATTTGGAAACGACTTCCTGTTTCCTATGAAAATATCTATGAACTCCAACGTTTTATTCTCCTTAAGAAGGTTAGCAGCCTCACTATCATCTTGCCCACTAAAATCAGCCTTATTGATAAAAGAAAATGATTTTAACTTTGGGTTAATGATCCTCATTTCTTCTATTAGTGTGGATACTTTTTCTATTGTCCAAATATCAAATGATCTAGGAACAAATGGGACTAAGTAAATATCAGCAATGCTTATAGCAGCGCGTTAACTAGTAGTATCCCTACCACCTGTATCAATAATAATATGGTCATACTTTGATGCTAACTTTATTGTTTGATCACGAACTGTTCTATCTGATAACTGAATGGATGTATAATCCAAGTTATCTTTCATTGTTGCACTTCTAAAAACAGTAAAATCAGAGGCACTTTGTTGATCGTCTGCATCAATTAAAAGAATATCTTTGAATTTTCTGGCCATTAAAACTGCTAAATTTGTAGAAATAGTAGATTTACCAGATCCTCCTTTAATACCACCTATTACATATATCATTTTTACACTAATATAGATTTATTACAATATATTTTATATGTCATAATAAACATTACTTAATATTATAGTGATACTTTTTTAGTATTACTTACATATCATTCTTAATGAGAATTAATCAAATATACAATATTAATATCGCAATGGTATCAAGATTTACGTATTGCTAAATAAGCATATAAAGGGTGATCTCAGAAAAGGGAAAATAAAGCACGTCGTACGTTTGTATTAAATAAGACTATCTTATTAAAGAGCTGGAATAAGGTCGCATTGCACCTGGTACTAGATACCGTCCTTAACGTTTAACCCCAGCTCTTTTCATCTTTAAAACTGAATAGTTCGCTGGCCATTAAAAGCCCGTGTATGCGACGATAGTTCATAAGATGAATCAATTTTAATATAAACGTCTAATAATATGAAATATATAGGCATCGATATAGCAAAAAGTAGTTTTGTAGCTGCTTTCCCTAAAGGTAAAGGCTATGCTACGGCTACGTATAATAACGACCGATCTGGCATTTTAACTTTTCTAACTAAACTTGATAAATTCTTAGATCACTGTGTTTTAGAGGCGACTGGCAATTATGGTGCTTTATTAGTAGAAGGGTACTAGGCAAAATCGTTCGTAAATGTACGCTAAGGCTTAAATCATTTAATCAAATTTTTATTTATGATGTACTATCCGTATAGCAATACATTATCCCATCCGATAGGCTAATGTGCTCTAATAATTTCAAATTTATTTTTTCAGCTTTAGGATTACATTCATCTATTACGCATTTAATTTCCTTTGCCTGCCAATAAATAATGCAAGCTAAGATCAATGTTAAACAGCTACATGTATTTTTTTGTTCTTGAAAATCACGTGCTTTTATTTTACCCCTTTTACCATAAGCTACTTCTCTAGCAAGTTGATGTATTTGTTCACCTTTGAGTAACCCACGCCGCCGCTTTTTTCGTAATAATGGATCAGACATATAATAAAATATTCTCAGTTTTAATAATCCTCCAAGCTCACGATTGGCACGATAGAAATGGTTTTTATTATTAAATGATACTAATCGTTTTAATGCCACTGATGCTGTAGCATGACCTCTCTCAATGGAGGCATAAAATTGTCCCATCCGGTCCCATTGACCAGTAATCCATTCGATATGAATTTTATGGTCACTAGATGAGAGTAGTGGTTTTAAGCTAGCATAGTCTTTTTTTTCATCAATGCGATAAATTTTTTGATGTTGCACACCTCTGATACGAGGTGAAAATGTTCGACCCAGTAAAGCGAAAGCTGCAAAGTTAATTTCTGTATAACCATGCGTATCTGTATAATGCTCTTCTATAGCTAGATCACTTTCATTATAGAGTAAGCCATCTAATACATAAGCGGCATCTCGATCCGTACATTCAATAGGTGTACTATAAAAAGGTGCGTAATTATCTGCAACAAACGTGTAGAATTCTAATGCAAAATCACCAAATTTGGTACTATAGGTTTGATTCAATACTTTTTGTTTAAACTCATAACGCTGACCGTCGCTACTTGATGTTTTACCGTAACCCCATGATTGTGTTACATCCAAATCAGAAATAGCTTTAACAATTTCGGCTAAGCTACTGCGTTGTGCTCCTTCTGTTAACTGCCAATCTGTGACACGTTTAATTTGTTCATAGCTGATTCCTGACGTTAATCGTGCCATTGTATAAGTTCCTATAAAGCAACCATGTGCCATTATAGTGGCTAAAATTGAACAGATATCTTCTACAAGTCGTTGATTGTGTTTTACAGGCAACATGAAATGACAAGTAAAGTGTAAATCATTATCTACTTCTATGAGCAATTCAGGTAATTTAACATGTCGCATATGATCTGCTAACCAACTTTTAAGTTATCTAAATCCAATTCATCTTCAGGGGTTAGCTCTGATGCAGCATCAACTGATAATATCCATTTGTTATCTTTAACCTTTGCATAAGTATTTTCAGATTCTTTTGCTAAAAAGGTATCATATAAGCATTATTTAATCTCATTATCAAATAGGAAGGAACATCTGTTGGGTTTTCTGGTAACTTTATACGCTTGAAAAAATCAGATCTAATTTTTATCCAATCATTATCAGACATAAAAAAATCATCAAATTGACAAAAGCGTTTACTACCTTTAACAGATAAATTACCTGCTTTGATTTCATCTCTAACTCTAGTTAATAATGCACATTCCAAGCCTGTTTATCAATATTGCCGCATGGAGCAACTAAGGTTCTAAGCTTTACAGGTACAAATCCCATTGGTGTGTCTTCTGGTAGTTTACGTTTGTTATTACTGTTTAAATCCCGCAAAATATCGATAGCTTCTAGTAAATCCGATGATATATTGCCTTCCTGTTGGAAATGAATATGGTTGAAGAGTGCTGGTGAGAATTGTCGAAGATAGTTGAATCTTTTAATAATCAGATTAAACACATGGCTATACTTACCTGTCAACCAAGATTCCGCATCATCTATTTGTGCAATTAAAATTTCTCGTGGTATCTTTTGAAAGACTTTTTTTCGTAATTCTTCGTCAGAAACTGTATCATCTAAGATAAGGTTGCTAATTACTTTTAAAATGGAAAGTGATCTTCTGATTTTTTTACGCTTCTTACGCATCTCTTTAAAGAGTTCATTTTGTGCATAACTATAAACTTTGGTAATCAATTTGAAGTGCATATCTATAATATAATCAATCGTGTCACGGTTGGTTTGCCATAAAAAGCAAACCAATATAGCATAGCGGTGTGAAGGTTTCATTTGTCGTAATCTGTGTGCTGAGCATCGACTGCAATATTTAGCTAGCGAACGCTGATAATTGTTGTTTAACCAGGACTGTTCTATCTCAAGTATTTTACTTTCTTGGATTAGTTCTAATTTTTGAATTAATGCCAGAATACCTTTGGGTGATGCTTTAGCCAGTGGGCATTTTAATTGTTGTAGTTTAGAAGTTTTGCCTTCGTCTACTGAGATGATACTATCTAAGCTTTCGATCATTTTTTCATCGAGCTGTGAATAGATTTTTGAGAAAATAAATTGTCGTGCTTTTTCACGCTGAGTAACAATAATTCGCTCTAAAGTGTCCCTAGCGGGCTGCAAAAAACGACGCTCTTTTAAAAATTGTTCAGCACGCACAAGTAATATTCCTGATTATTCAACCCTGGAAGATTCTTTAAATAAAAATGATTTAATAGTTCAATAGCTTGATGATCAAACCGAATTAAATTCAAATAAATTCTAATTTGTTCCTGATGTTCAGCAATAGTTTCTCTTCTTTTTTTATAAGATATAATTTCAAGTTCATCAATATTGAGTTGTAAGCTGGCAAAGTTTAGCACCTCTGGTATGATTTCAAATGGTTTTTGCTTAGGAAAATAGTTGGCCAATTTGACAAAAATAACTTGATAAGCAAAACCAAGTTTATTATAATTTCTTCGACATTGATTAACGCGTTTTATATCTTGAGATGTTAGCGTACCTAGTTCTACTAATTGAAGATGAGAGTAATTAGTAATTACCATAAATACTTTTTTAATTTTATCACTTCTTGACTTCGTGATCCACTTAATAAAACGAACTATCAAAAAAATATCTTTAAGAAACAATAATATATTTTCAGCTCAATACCTGTTATATTTCGCTCTTTATGAATGAATAAATGATGCTATAAATAACGAATTTAATTCGTAAATTTTAATACTTTACGAACTTAAAACCAAAATCATAAAATGGCCTATCAATATGTAAGAGAACCTTTACGATTTGAAGAAGCGGATCGACTATGTCAGGCTTGTGAAACTGTGCAAGAAAAATTAATCGTGTGGACTTTATTAGATACAGGGTTAAGGGTATCCGAATTATGTGGGCTTACTACACAGCAAATCCTATGGCAACAAAAGGCGATGCGTATTTCTGGTAAAGGTGGGCCTTATGGGAAAAAATCTAAAAAACGTGTGGTACCTATGTCTAAGCGGGTTCAAACATTACTTGAGCATTATTTCGCGATTAATAATTCCTGGCCTATTGGCGTAAGGTAAGTGCAAAAAATCATTAAACAGATTGCTAACAGAGCAAAAATAGCACAAGAAGTTCCCCGCATGTCCTGCGTCATACATTTGCCACTTTAGCACTACAAAAAGGAATATCTTTGGCATCAGTACAAAAAATACTTGGACGAACTATGTTAATAAACAAATTTTTTGTGACAAAAATCTTTTATCTTTAAGGTCCGTCTTGATTGGGATGTGGACTTATGGATAACTTGATCAAGTTATCCATAAGTCCACATTATAACTATTATAATTCTAATTTAATTTAAATTGATAATCAAGATAGATTTATAATCTATTCAGTTATGAAATATCATATTGCCTATCCATTCAATACTAAGGATTTACCTTAAGTTTAGATAGATGACCATCTACATAAAAAGTATTGTCTCTTATGATAGCAAATATTTGTCTAATCAGTTTATTGGCCACAGCAATAAGGGCTACCTTGCTAGGTTTTCCCCTTTCCTTTAACCTTTCATAGAATGCTTTACAGGCTTTATTAAAACGTATAGCAGGCCAAGAAGCCATATAAAGCAAAGAACGTAACCCAGGATTCCCATGACGATTAATATACCCTTTTTTTCTTATTGATGTACCTGAATGCTCATAAACAGGTGCCAGGCCGACGTACTTGGAGAACTGTTTAGCACTTTGGAAGTGTTTACCACCACCAGTGGAAACGATAAGTTCCATAGTCGTTCTATCGCCAATCCCTTTAATAGAACTAATTCGTTTATAGATCTCTTTATAGTGTTCCTGCGTAATAGAAAGCATTGCTTTCTCTAAAATATAGCTATTTGTTCTTCCTGATAGGATATAGTTGACTTGAGCATGGTTAAGGATGCATCATCTGGTTTAGGCAACACACTAAAAGACTCCAGCAAATTATAAGACATCGTAAGTTGTTTCTTGAGCTGAGTAAAAAGTGTTTTTTGTTGATTTAAAACCTCAATTCGGTATTTTATTTATTGTAAATCAGCCATATATATATTAGTTATAGAAGGTTTTTTCTCTTTTAGGTCATAAGCCGCAATTCCAGCTATCAAATTCACAAGAAAATT encodes:
- a CDS encoding SMI1/KNR4 family protein: MNKGMGDELSCQSTSKEENICSVPEDDSDIYLIREKVKEFLNLGRLVQGSCISSEELNLVFNELEWDSNSFDLDELKGYKNFLNEYGSIYGRSLFIFGPTKAADDKQKKVKCMISMQRSFNNRMNETVKELEGKKIWLIAEDEDNQYYIDFSNHGYIYVIGIDGIPKYFSKSFLIFLARLLEDYMMKSGEVDSYKEKKPSEESLDDRVNKFLSKNRLELGFAITNDILGSSIKKLGMNINSFDQYELKGYKEFLNKYGSICRTSFDIYKCELSEYEYLDDKIKESNIDKKVNVITSTQILFHRSIKKLGRNEKNYWLISKDQDIQYCINLEKNSNLGHVFCVDSSGNLVHFAKDFSEFLDKFFNKFEKCVQK
- a CDS encoding virulence-associated E family protein, with the protein product MSQRYVNVRLPYQEDEITASRIASFLGSTNDIEFLRSDLGHSRWISFEVDSIEYLDNESRYILEEAWKQAYHLYRLDSNSGELSKEELSELVDRSNHFTTMSTEAELIVQYLSPSTKGEGEFMTATDILNTCRKLLALRLG
- a CDS encoding AAA family ATPase, producing the protein MIYVIGGIKGGSGKSTISTNLAVLMARKFKDILLIDADDQQSASDFTVFRSATMKDNLDYTSIQLSDRTVRDQTIKLASKYDHIIIDTGGRDTTS
- a CDS encoding IS110 family transposase, with amino-acid sequence MKYIGIDIAKSSFVAAFPKGKGYATATYNNDRSGILTFLTKLDKFLDHCVLEATGNYGALLVEGY
- a CDS encoding Tn3 family transposase, which codes for MRHVKLPELLIEVDNDLHFTCHFMLPVKHNQRLVEDICSILATIMAHGCFIGTYTMARLTSGISYEQIKRVTDWQLTEGAQRSSLAEIVKAISDLDVTQSWGYGKTSSSDGQRYEFKQKVLNQTYSTKFGDFALEFYTFVADNYAPFYSTPIECTDRDAAYVLDGLLYNESDLAIEEHYTDTHGYTEINFAAFALLGRTFSPRIRGVQHQKIYRIDEKKDYASLKPLLSSSDHKIHIEWITGQWDRMGQFYASIERGHATASVALKRLVSFNNKNHFYRANRELGGLLKLRIFYYMSDPLLRKKRRRGLLKGEQIHQLAREVAYGKRGKIKARDFQEQKNTCSCLTLILACIIYWQAKEIKCVIDECNPKAEKINLKLLEHISLSDGIMYCYTDSTS
- a CDS encoding DUF4158 domain-containing protein: MVITNYSHLQLVELGTLTSQDIKRVNQCRRNYNKLGFAYQVIFVKLANYFPKQKPFEIIPEVLNFASLQLNIDELEIISYKKRRETIAEHQEQIRIYLNLIRFDHQAIELLNHFYLKNLPGLNNQEYYLCVLNNF
- a CDS encoding tyrosine-type recombinase/integrase translates to MAYQYVREPLRFEEADRLCQACETVQEKLIVWTLLDTGLRVSELCGLTTQQILWQQKAMRISGKGGPYGKKSKKRVVPMSKRVQTLLEHYFAINNSWPIGVR
- a CDS encoding transposase, whose product is MLSITQEHYKEIYKRISSIKGIGDRTTMELIVSTGGGKHFQSAKQFSKYVGLAPVYEHSGTSIRKKGYINRHGNPGLRSLLYMASWPAIRFNKACKAFYERLKERGKPSKVALIAVANKLIRQIFAIIRDNTFYVDGHLSKLKVNP